The proteins below are encoded in one region of Phaseolus vulgaris cultivar G19833 chromosome 1, P. vulgaris v2.0, whole genome shotgun sequence:
- the LOC137815935 gene encoding uncharacterized protein, which translates to MVSTRSMERMTEADQTMLLLSLQREMAEMRRKAEEAAQKNEQELQVLRRENEDMRKKLGEGGPSVIPTNVVDKSYTSPPNPDVAEGTRGRPPPRETEMGNESCLIRSIRTTLTADPNRRHPFTNNIIEVPLPEKWKGFNRDRYDGSTDPDEHMDAYTTHMSLYTSDDAVLCRVFPTSLKDAALSWFTKLSPNSIDSFATLVAKFETQFATSRPHHLTSIALVGIRQEKGESLRTFVDRFSKVAMSIRNLSPDVAMHHMLTALRSGPFADNLCMQPADSLDELRKRAAKYMQLEELREFRNQARAEAGGEKNKEEKDRQGRPSQRNDRRQENRDRPIRFSRYTPLTTERGRILDEALNAELIPPPRKVASPNNADRRKQCRYHQNTGHSTDECQALKDKIEELIQAGHLRRFVRNGRDPPGRADPPRRTRSPQRDRNDRDNRGDRQPARADPPQRDDPPREADRRGNREVINTIAGGFAGGGSTNNARKKHLRTVHQVNAVAFRPRMPPITFTDEDFKGVDYRQQDDPMVIAVDIDRFTIRKTLVDQGSSVDILYWKTFKAMRMAETEMMPYDDHVVGFSGERVGTKGYIDLYTTFGEGKSTRTIKIRYLVIDANTSYNILLGRPSINRLMAIVSTPHLAMKFPSRTGDILTVHVDQKEA; encoded by the coding sequence atggtttcaacaagaagcatggaaAGAATGACTGAAGCCGACCAAACGATGTTGCTGTTGTCTCTCCAGAGGGAGATGGCCGAGATGCGAAGAAAGGCCGAGGAGGCCGCTCAGAAAAATGAGCAAGAGCTACAAGTTCTCCGCAGGGAGAACGAAGATATGAGAAAGAAGCTGGGGGAGGGAGGACCCTCTGTCATACCGACAAACGTGGTCGACAAGTCCTACACCTCTCCCCCCAACCCGGATGTGGCCGAGGGGACGAGAGGCCGACCCCCTCCCCGCGAAACTGAGATGGGCAACGAGTCGTGCCTAATCAGGTCCATCCGGACGACCCTGACGGCCGACCCGAACCGCCGACATCCCTTTACAAACAACATCATCGAAGTCCCGCTTCCTGAgaagtggaagggtttcaaccgagaccgatacgacgggtcgaccgacccggacgagcatatggACGCCTACACCACCCATATGAGTCTCTACACCTCGGACGACGCCGTTTTGTGCCGAGTGTTCCCCACATCCTTAAAGGACGCAGCCCTTagttggttcaccaagctcTCACCCAACTCCATCGACAGCTTTGCCACGCTCGTCGCAAAGTTCGAAACGCAGTTCGCGACCAGCCGGCCACACCATCTAACCTCCATCGCTCTGGTAGGCATCCGccaggagaagggagagtcgcTGAGAACCTTCGTGGATAGGTTCAGTAAAGTGGCGATGAGCATCCGGAATCTGAGTCCGGACGTCgccatgcaccacatgctgacgGCCCTGCGTTCGGGGCCCTTTGCCGACAACCTGTGCATGCAGCCGGCCGACAGCCTAGACGAGCTGAGAAAGAGAGCTGCTAAGTACATGCAGCTAGAAGAGCTAAGAGAATTCCGTAACCAGGCCCGTGCCGAGGCCGGTGGGGAGAAAAACAAGGAAGAAAAGGATCGCCAGGGGCGGCCGAGTCAAAGGAACGACCGACGCCAGGAAAACCGAGACCGGCCGATCCGGTTCTCAAGATACACACCGCTGACGACCGAGAGGGGAAGGATTTTGGACGAGGCCCTCAATGCCGAATTGATCCCTCCCCCAAGGAAGGTGGCCAGCCCAAATAATGCCGACCGGAGGAAGCAGTGTCGGTACCACCAAAACACAGGACACTCAACCGACGAGTGTCAGGCCCTTAAGGATAAGATCGAAGAACTTATCCAGGCTGGGCATCTCCGTCGTTTCGTCAGGAATGGCCGAGACCCACCCGGCCGGGCGGATCCACCCAGGCGGACGAGGTCTCCTCAACGCGACCGGAATGACCGAGATAACAGAGGCGACCGACAACCCGCAAGGGCCGACCCACCTCAAAGAGACGATCCCCCCAGGGAGGCCGATAGGAGAGGTAACCGGGAGGTTATCAACACTATAGCCGGCGGCTTCGCCGGGGGAGGAAGCACAAACAACGCTCGGAAGAAACACCTCCGGACGGTACACCAGGTGAACGCGGTGGCATTCCGACCgaggatgccacccatcacCTTCACGGACGAGGACTTCAAGGGCGTAGACTACCGCCAGCAGGACGACCCGATGGTGATAGCGGTCGACATAGACCGATTCACCATAAGGAAGACCctcgtggaccaaggaagttcggtagATATCCTTTACTGGAAAACTTTCAAGGCCATGAGGATGGCCGAGACCGAGATGATGCCATACGACGACCACGTGGTAGGATTCTCGGGCGAGAGGGTGGGTACCAAGGGTTATATCGACTTATACACCACCTTCGGAGAGGGGAAGAGCACCAGGACCATCAAAATTCGATACCTGGTCATTGACGCCAACACCTCTTACAACATACTCCTCGGCCGACCATCCATCAACCGGCTGATGGCCATAGTATCAACCCCTCACCTCGCAATGAAGTTCCCTTCAAGAACAGGGGACATCCTCACGGTCCATGTAGACCAGAAAGAAGCATGA
- the LOC137815936 gene encoding uncharacterized protein produces the protein MCCEPSLSPPPLGDPSSPVGHSSSRESSESSSSSSSSSSSFTTDPVSVGVADAPSPVEVVREDAPANAVDRSGSPPMAVPLGDFSWVDPRVMDISSTYETEESVAKFLLRRPVLKAEEFSSHFSILPCGAAERVCMGRPEIMLNERLSAVSVLDKHRQKAADRRGRRSLEVIPPPSDEGVASPSHKSKGSAGPAHKSKKRPRGASNIATTTRSPGSMPTPPPSRRVSAEAASGSPGALVHREAGPSVADARAALTPFDILGAGYRFSRRVRVALPDEARDPLRNVAPSELLRSGFELMCRSVVLVQSGLQGQDRQAEDVSALEHKLSEAAEDLKQSLAANTNLSARIAAEAAERELAQREAAEAKRQLEAEKLRAAAEIANLKKLVEEKNGQLSASATEMAALQLAKEQAEAKLDENYEEAEELLRQCFERAVRQAHVLYGGPPATGSFDLDYEVYQGRLMPSAEAAALATQEAEPAEAEVQGRETEAEEGGFVEIQD, from the exons ATGTGTTGCGAGCCTAGTCTTTCCCCTCCTCCCTTGGGCGACCCGTCCTCTCCCGTCGGTCACTCTTCTTCGAGGGAGTCTTCTGaatcgtcatcctcttcttcttcttcctcttcgtcATTCACCACCGACCCTGTTTCGGTTGGGGTGGCCGATGCTCCATCCCCGGTGGAGGTTGTGAGGGAGGATGCCCCGGCCAATGCTGTTGACCGATCGGGCTCGCCCCCAATGGCCGTCCCCTTAGGGGATTTTAGTTGGGTGGATCCTAGGGTGATGGATATCTCGTCTACCTATGAGACCGAGGAGTCTGTGGCAAAATTTTTGCTCAGGCGACCGGTTTTAAAGGCGGAGGAGTTCTCTTCCCACTTTAGCATTCTACCTTGTGGGGCGGCCGAGAGGGTGTGCATGGGGCGGCCTG AGATCATGCTTAACGAGCGACTGAGCGCCGTTAGCGTACTTGACAAGCATCGGCAGAAGGCGGCCGACCGCAGGGGTCGTCGAAGTTTGGAGGTGATACCGCCGCCGAGTGATGAAGGGGTGGCCAGCCCATCTCACAAGTCCAAGGGGTCGGCTGGCCCCGCCCACAAGTCCAAGAAACGTCCGAGGGGCGCCAGCAACATTGCCACCACCACCCGGTCACCTGGGTCCATGCCAACGCCTCCTCCTTCTCGACGGGTGTCTGCCGAGGCGGCGTCGGGCTCTCCTGGGGCCTTGGTGCACAGAGAAGCCGGTCCATCTGTGGCCGATGCCCGGGCGGCGCTCACGCCCTTCGATATCTTGGGGGCCGGGTATCGATTCTCCCGGAGGGTTCGTGTCGCGCTTCCGGATGAGGCTCGGGACCCCTTACGCAACGTTGCTCCCTCAGAACTCCTAAGGAGCGGCTTCGAGTTGATGTGCCGGTCGGTCGTCCTTGTCCAGAGCGGGCTTCAGGGCCAAGACCGTCAGGCCGAAGACGTGTCAGCCTTGGAGCATAAGCTTTCGGAGGCTGCCGAGGACTTGAAGCAGTCCCTAGCTGCGAACACTAACCTATCGGCCCGGATTGCTGCAGAGGCGGCCGAGAGGGAGTTGGCGCAGAGGGAGGCGGCCGAGGCGAAGCGTCAGCTGGAGGCCGAGAAGCTGAGGGCAGCTGCTGAGATCGCCAATTTAAAAAAGTTGGTCGAAGAGAAGAACGGGCAGCTTTCTGCCTCGGCCACTGAGATGGCCGCCCTTCAACTCGCGAAGGAGCAAGCCGAGGCCAAGCTTGACGAAAATTATGAGGAGGCCGAGGAGTTGCTGAGGCAATGCTTCGAGAGGGCCGTTCGTCAAGCACATGTGCTTTACGGTGGGCCGCCGGCCACTGGTAGCTTCGACCTCGATTATGAAGTTTATCAGGGTCGGTTAATGCCGAGTGCTGAGGCGGCTGCTTTGGCTACCCAAGAGGCTGAACCGGCCGAGGCCGAGGTCCAGGGCAGGGAGACTGAGGCTGAGGAGGGCGGGTTTGTTGAGATTCAAGATTAG
- the LOC137813984 gene encoding two-component response regulator ARR9-like has protein sequence MGMAAESQFHVLAVDDSIIDRKLIERLLRTSSYQVTTVDSGSKALEFLGLRENDKTNPSTPSVSPNNNNQVVEVNLVITDYCMPGMTGYDLLKKIKESSSLRNIPVVIMSSENVPSRISRCLEEGAEEFFLKPVRLSDLNKLKPHMKKTKSKDQKQGTAEKIENSEVLQQHAQQILQNDQKQAPKPQDPQPESESKPQPTIEQQQPSLQQANNNKRKTMEQGLSPETDRTRPRYSGIATVV, from the exons ATGGGGATGGCTGCAGAGTCGCAGTTTCATGTGTTGGCTGTTGATGACAGCATCATAGATAGGAAACTCATTGAGAGGCTCCTCAGAACCTCTTCCTACCAAG TTACTACAGTTGATTCTGGTAGCAAGGCTTTAGAGTTTCTGGGGTTGCGTGAGAATGATAAGACCAACCCAAGTACACCATCTGTTTCTCCCAACAACAATAATCAg GTGGTGGAGGTGAATCTTGTTATTACAGATTACTGTATGCCTGGCATGACAGGCTATGACTTGCTTAAGAAAATCAAG GAATCTTCATCTTTGAGAAACATACCAGTTGTGATTATGTCATCTGAGAATGTGCCTTCAAGGATTAGCAG ATGCTTGGAGGAAGGAGCAGAAGAATTTTTCTTGAAGCCTGTGAGGCTGTCAGATTTGAACAAGCTTAAACCCCACATGAAGAAGACCAAGTCGAAAGATCAAAAGCAAGGAacagctgaaaagattgaaaactcaGAAGTTCTACAGCAACATGCCCAGCAAATCCTCCAAAATGACCAGAAACAAGCACCAAAACCCCAAGATCCTCAGCCAGAGTCAGAGTCAAAGCCACAACCAACTATAGAACAACAGCAACCATCACTACAACAAGCCAACAATAACAAGAGGAAGACCATGGAACAGGGGCTTTCACCTGAGACTGACAGAACAAGACCAAGATACAGTGGCATAGCCACTGTGGTATGA
- the LOC137815937 gene encoding uncharacterized protein yields the protein MELIPPIPKIFSLVAQQERQLANDISVTISSINSANSIRTPSSTLCTFCGKHGHTENVCFKKVEFPNQDNRNSKFNITRKVCTYCNRNGHTVDTYYKKHGYPPEHKFYNNTRTSQVNNLVTTDETFSEPCPKERGNRDYHLTCSSISILNDVLRSNNSDTTINPVQVNQVGSFSADPKAHESSSTAFTFYKTIKPVLINLPNGQHVFANYSRTVVFTNKFYLLDVMYIPQFTCNLISTSKLSLNLKRNLIFSPTHCLIQDNLSNEGIGLANAKVGLYIFDSSIFHTATHNFIPSVSCNVKENNLWNYRMEHPSDERLHVLKNLYPFVSADKTHV from the exons ATTTTTTCTCTTGTTGCCCAACAAGAAAGACAGTTAGCCAATGACATTTCTGTTACTATCTCTAGTATCAACAGTGCAAATTCCATTAGGACACCCTCCTCTACTCTGTGCACTTTTTGTGGTAAACATGGGCATACTGaaaatgtttgttttaaaaagGTTGAGTTCCCTAATCAAGACAATAGGAACTCGAAATTCAACATCACTAGAAAAGTTTGCACGTACTGTAATAGGAATGGTCACACTGTGGATACCTATTACAAGAAACATGGCTACCCTCCTGAGCACAAATTCTATAACAACACTAGGACTAGTCAGGTTAACAATCTTGTTACTACTGATGAAACTTTTTCTGAGCCTTGTCCAAAAGAACGGGGAAATCGTGATTATCATCTCACTTGCTCATCAATATCAATTCTCAATGATGTTTTAAGGTCGAACAACAGTGACACTACAATTAATCCTGTCCAAGTGAATCAAGTGGGCTCTTTCTCTGCAGACCCCAAAGCACATGAATCGTCTTCAACGG CTTTCACCTTCTATAAAACTATCAAACCTGTCCTTATCAATTTACCTAACGGCCAACATGTTTTTGCAAACTATTCTAGGACAGTAGTTTTTACAAACAAATTCTATCTTCTTGATGTGATGTACATTCCTCAATTTACATGCAATCTTATATCTACTTCTAAACTATCTCTGAACTTAAAACGTAACTTGATCTTCTCCCCCACACACTGTCTTATACAGGACAACCTCTCCAATGAGGGAATTGGTTTAGCTAATGCCAAAGTTGGCTTGTATATCTTTGACTCTTCTATTTTTCACACTGCCACACACAATTTTATTCCTTCTGTCTCTTGCAATGTTAAGGAAAATAATTTGTGGAATTATAGAATGGAGCATCCCTCTGATGAAAGGTTGCATGTCTTGAAAAATCTATACCCTTTTGTTTCTGCTGATAAAACTCATGTGTGA